In Toxotes jaculatrix isolate fToxJac2 chromosome 11, fToxJac2.pri, whole genome shotgun sequence, a single genomic region encodes these proteins:
- the pyroxd2 gene encoding pyridine nucleotide-disulfide oxidoreductase domain-containing protein 2: MAAAVWTDRGRRAVTVVGTVTRSRSSHAGLKSQYDALVIGGGHNGLVAAAYLQKGGLKTAVLERRHVLGGAAVSEEIFPGFRFSRCSYLLSLLRPHICADLELKKHGLKVYMRDPHAFTPMLEEGVKGAPPRSLTLGSDLAMNQKEIGKFSQKDAKAFPDFVAHLEKLAGAIHPLLDAPPVDIPGVTTGSLRRRLSAAKTLMPIVKCGLKLGRNIPDFYEIITAPIMKILNRWFESEPLRATLATDAVIGAMTSPSNPGSGYVLLHHVMGELEKEKGAWGYVEGGMGGVSQAIASAAQSYGVDIFTEKDVGQVLVGSDGAAKGVVLKDGTEITSKVVLSNATPHVTFKYLTPQAALSPEFVRAIDQIDYTSPVTKINVAVDKLPNFLASPTPDDKPGPHHQCSIHLNCESVEVLETAYKEAMNGHPSVRPMLEMTIPSVLDPTLAPPGCHVVSLFTQFTPYHIEGREWTDQDREAFADTAFDWVEQYAPGFKKSVVGRDILAPPDLERIFGLTGGNIFHGSMSLDQLYLARPLPFLSDYRSPIKGLYLCGSGCHPGGGVMGSPGWNAALAVMADLKHR, translated from the exons GACACAATGGACTGGTGGCG gcTGCCTATCTTCAGAAGGGAGGACTGAAGACAGCAGTGTTGGAGCGCAGACATGTGCTGGGAGGAGCAGCTGTTTCAGAGGAGATCTTCCCTG GTTTCCGCTTCTCCAGGTGCTCCTATTTGCTCAGTTTGTTACGACCCCACATATGCGCAGACCTGGAGCTCAAG AAACATGGGCTGAAGGTGTACATGAGAGACCCTCATGCTTTCACCCCTATGTTGGAAGAGGGGGTGAAAGGTGCTCCACCAAGATCTCTCACCCTGGGCTCAGATCTTGCCATGAACCAGAAGGAGATTGGCAAGTTCTCACAGAAGGATGCTAAG GCTTTTCCAGATTTTGTTGCACACCTTGAGAAGCTCGCAGGAGCTATTCACCCTCTGTTGGATGCTCCTCCAGTTGACATTCCAGGTGTCACCACTGGATCACTGAGGAGACGGCTGAGTGCAGCTAAAACACTGATGCCTATTGTCAAATGTG GTCTGAAACTGGGCAGAAACATTCCAGACTTTTATGAGATTATAACTGCACCAATAATGAAG ATTCTCAATCGGTGGTTTGAGTCAGAGCCACTGAGAGCAACACTGGCTACCGATGCTGTGATTGGAGCTATGACCAGTCCAAGTAATCCTGGTAGTGG GTATGTGCTCTTACATCATGTAATGGGAgaactggagaaggagaaaggagcCTGGGGTTATGTGGAGGGAGGCATGGGAGGTGTGTCGCAGGCTATTGCTAGTGCTGCGCAATCCTATGGTGTAGACATTTTCACTGAGAAG GATGTAGGACAGGTCCTAGTGGGTTCAGATGGTGCTGCCAAGGGAGTGGTGCTAAAGGATGGCACAGAGATCACCAGTAAAGTTGTTTTATCCAATGCTACCCCACATGTCACCTTCAAGTACCTCACGCCTCAG GCTGCCCTTTCTCCAGAGTTTGTCAGAGCCATAGACCAGATAGACTACACATCACCTGTTACCAAAATCAATG tggcGGTGGACAAGCTACCAAACTTCCTAGCATCTCCCACACCAGACGATAAACCCGGACCCCACCATCAGTGCTCCATTCATCTCAACTGTGAAAGTGTAGAGGTACTGGAGACCGCGTACAAAGAGGCCATGAATGGACATCCCTCAGTAAG ACCCATGCTGGAGATGACCATCCCCTCTGTGTTGGATCCTACTCTGGCTCCCCCCGGCTGCCACGTTGTGTCACTGTTTACCCAGTTCACGCCCTACCATATAGAGGGCAGAGAGTGGACTGACCAGGATCGGGAGGCCTTTGCAGACACTG cATTTGACTGGGTGGAGCAATATGCCCCTGGATTTAAAAAGTCGGTTGTGGGAAGGGACATCCTGGCTCCACCCGACCTGGAGAGGATCTTCGGGCTCACTGGAGGG AATATCTTTCATGGATCAATGTCACTGGACCAGCTCTACCTAGCACGACCTTTGCCCTTTCTCTCAGACTACCGTTCACCAATTAAAGGGCTCTATCTGTGTGGCAGTGGCTGTCATCCAG gtggtggtgtgatgggtTCGCCCGGGTGGAACGCCGCGCTGGCTGTCATGGCTGACCTGAAACATCGCTGA